In Mastomys coucha isolate ucsf_1 unplaced genomic scaffold, UCSF_Mcou_1 pScaffold5, whole genome shotgun sequence, one genomic interval encodes:
- the Myct1 gene encoding myc target protein 1 → MWSCVNIISLLLNHKGIESNCWLWTHWLLFLVDIMANNTTSLGSPWPENFWEDLIMSFTVSMVIGLAIGGFLWALFVFLSRRRRASAPISQWSPTRRPRSSYNHGLNRTGFYRHSGYERRSNLSLASLTFQRQASMELANSFPRKSSFRASTFHPFLQCPPLPVETESQLMTLTASTTPSTISTSHTPSRPDFRWSSNSLRMGLSTPPPPAYESIIKAFPDS, encoded by the exons ATGTGGAGTTGCGTGAACATTATTTCTCTCTTGCTGAACCACAAAGGCATAGAATCCAACTGCTGGTTGTGGACacactggcttctttttcttgtgGACATTATGGCTAATAACACCACGAGTTTAGGGAGTCCTTGGCCAGAAAACTTTTGGG aggaccttaTAATGTCCTTCACTGTATCCATGGTGATTGGGCTCGCAATTGGAGGATTTCTCTGGGCGCTGTTCGTTTTCCTGTCTCgaagaagaagagccagtgcACCCATCTCACAGTGGAGTCCTACCAGGAGACCCAGGTCTTCCTACAACCACGGCCTCAACAGGACTGGGTTCTACCGCCACAGTGGCTATGAACGGCGAAGCAACCTGAGCCTGGCCAGCCTCACTTTCCAGAGACAAGCTTCTATGGAGCTGGCAAATTCCTTCCCCAGGAAATCAAGCTTCAGGGCTTCGACGTTCCATCCCTTCCTGCAATGCCCACCACTGCCGGTGGAAACCGAGAGTCAGCTGATGACCCTGACTGCCTCCACCACCCCATCCACCATCAGCACCTCACACACTCCCAGCCGGCCAGACTTCCGCTGGTCTAGCAACAGCTTGCGGATGGGCCTTTCCACACCGCCCCCACCTGCCTATGAATCTATCATAAAGGCATTTCCCGATTCCTGA